Proteins encoded by one window of Brienomyrus brachyistius isolate T26 chromosome 1, BBRACH_0.4, whole genome shotgun sequence:
- the med21 gene encoding mediator of RNA polymerase II transcription subunit 21, with protein sequence MADRLTQLQDAVNSLADQFCNAIGVLQQCAPPASFNNIQTTINKDQPSNPTEEYAQLFAALIARTAKDIDVLIDSLPSEESTAALQAASLRQLEEENHEAAARLEEVVNRGDMLLEKIQSALADIAQSQLRTRSGAPSQPPVLDSCH encoded by the exons ATGGCTGACAGGTTAACGCAACTCCAAGATGCTGTTAATTCT CTCGCAGACCAGTTCTGCAACGCTATCGGCGTGCTGCAACAATGTGCGCCGCCCGCATCGTTTAACAACATCCAGACTACGATCAACAAGGACCAGCCGTCAAACCCCACAGAAG AGTATGCACAGCTGTTTGCTGCACTGATTGCCAGAACAGCAAAGGACATTGACGTGCTGATTGATTCCCTGCCCAGTGAGGAGTCCACCGCAGCACTGCAG GCAGCCAGCTTGAGGCAGCTGGAAGAAGAAAACCATGAGGCAGCCGCACGTTTGGAGGAGGTGGTGAACCGTGGGGACATGCTGCTGGAGAAAATCCAGAGCGCTTTAGCTGATATTGCCCAGTCACAGCTCCGCACCAGGAGTGGTGCACCCAGCCAGCCTCCAGTGCTGGACTcctgccactag